A single genomic interval of Osmia lignaria lignaria isolate PbOS001 chromosome 9, iyOsmLign1, whole genome shotgun sequence harbors:
- the LOC117603625 gene encoding uncharacterized protein LOC117603625 isoform X3, producing MRRLSGTHFYTGERVRWQMINVQHSRIGFANIRKVCRSCRCPREEHQRTSTEAGGPSGLGLGPGPPMAMAMAFPSGAAGSSHQEPFKSPMQAAPPGLALQEALMHHQRHSQSDDDSGCALEEYTWVPPGLRPDQVHLYFSALPEDKIPYAGSAGERERVKQLLQQLPPHDNEARYCSGLTEEEKRELRVFAAQRKREALGRGHASQLDRPHGAGCRECSRPIAAGEMAVAASRAGPSALWHPACFVCCVCRQLLVDLIYFWRDGRLYCGRHHAETLKPRCCACDEIILADECTEAEGRAWHMRHFACLECDRQLGGQRYVMREGRPYCLRCFDASFAEYCDSCGEPIGVDQGQMSHEGQHWHATETCFCCATCRTSLLGRPFLPRRGAIYCSIACSKGEPPTTPSDSSAGPPPPPPSFLRTGRRQPPTSEGSSSPPPPPPPPPPPGSRHTLSSPRNSPRMTRKHHQTSTSLATTPTQSTLSPEFTAEGFPSSGSRPSGLDRVLLERNLERLLQERTSHPEENRSELGRLMQARDREPLRCVQNCAPSHASSMPELPPPPRPSSGASASASTSTSTGAVGVMSGGALAQESATLPTNLIIGQMDPPTPTSRRVRFQGDLDVTDHNASSRVPLSPGNERNSSSSPSPPPASLSRTNVSRSRSLQPEEVASTSAWGVAGSSKSRMDGEDDDVESCCSTCSSSTSSDEAAAYALPPRRAYGGVRISYVPNDAVACARKRTPTSTTPNQGQRDSEKCVVS from the exons ATGAGGCGTTTGTCTGGCACACACTTCTACACGGGAGAGCGTGTAAGATGGCAGATGATCAACGTGCAGCATTCTCGAATCGGATTTGCGAATATCAG GAAAGTGTGCAGAAGCTGCAGGTGTCCCAGGGAGGAGCATCAGCGGACTTCGACGGAGGCGGGCGGTCCCTCGGGACTCGGCCTCGGTCCTGGTCCGCCGATGGCCATGGCTATGGCTTTTCCAAGCGGGGCCGCCGGTTCTTCTCACCAAGAACCCTTCAAAAGTCCCATGCAAGCGGCTCCACCAGGGCTCGCACTTCAGGAGGCCCTGATGCATCATCAGAGGCACTCGCAGAGCGACGATGACAGCGGATGTGCGCTCGAGGAGTACACGTGGGTGCCACCCGGTCTCAGGCCGGACCAG GTACACCTGTACTTCAGCGCGCTACCGGAAGACAAGATCCCGTACGCGGGCAGCGCTGGCGAACGGGAGCGGGTAAAGCAGCTGCTGCAGCAACTACCGCCGCACGACAACGAGGCGAGGTACTGCAGCGGACTTACTGAGGAGGAGAAGCGAGAACTTAGGGTGTTCGCGGCGCAGCGGAAACGCGAAGCGTTGGGTCGGGGACACGCGAGCCAACTAGACAGGCCTCACGGAGCTGGATGTCGCGAATGCAGCAGGCCGATTGCCGCAGGTGAAATGGCAGTGGCCGCCAGTCGGGCTGGTCCATCCGCCCTCTGGCATCCGGCCTGCTTCGTCTGCTGCGTCTGCAGGCAGCTACTCGTCGACCTGATATACTTCTGGAGGGACGGTAGGCTCTATTGCGGCAGACATCACGCGGAAACTCTGAAGCCTCGATGCTGCGCGTGCGACGAGATCATACTGGCTGACGAGTGCACGGAGGCCGAAGGCAGGGCATGGCACATGAGGCACTTTGCTTGTCTCGAGTGCGATCGACAG CTCGGAGGTCAAAGGTATGTGATGAGGGAAGGCAGACCTTACTGTCTTCGGTGTTTCGATGCCTCCTTTGCCGAGTACTGCGACAGCTGTGGGGAACCGATCGGTGTCGATCAAGGGCAAATGTCGCACGAGGGTCAGCACTGGCACGCGACCGAGACTTGCTTTTGCTGCGCCACTTGCCGCACCTCCCTTCTTGGACGACCGTTCCTGCCACGAAGAGGTGCCATTTACTGCAGCATAGCCTGTAGCAAGGGAGAACCGCCGACAACGCCGAGCGATTCTTCCGCTGgaccgccaccaccaccgcctTCCTTTCTACG GACCGGTCGAAGACAACCTCCAACCAGCGAAGGTTCCTCGAGTCCACCGCCTCCTCCGCCACCTCCACCACCGCCAGGATCAAGGCATACCCTAAGTTCACCACGCAACTCGCCTCGAATGACAAGAAAACATCATCAAACGTCGACATCCCTAGCGACGACACCCACTCAGAGCACACTGAGTCCTGAATTTACCGCCGAAGGGTTCCCTTCGAGCGGCTCTAGACCCAGTGGTCTCGACCGGGTGCTTCTTGAGAGAAATCTCGAGAGACTACTCCAAGAACGTACTTCTCACCCCGAGGAAAATCGCAGCGAACTGGGAAg GCTGATGCAAGCCAGGGATCGAGAGCCGTTAAGGTGCGTTCAGAACTGCGCTCCATCTCATGCGTCGAGTATGCCGGAACTGCCTCCACCTCCTCGGCCGTCCTCCGGGGCGTCAGCCTCGGCGTCGACGTCCACATCGACCGGCGCTGTTGGCGTTATGTCCGGCGGAGCCTTGGCTCAAGAATCGGCCACATTGCCGACGAACCTTATCATCGGCCAAATGGATCCCCCAACGCCGACGTCGCGGCGCGTACGGTTTCAAGGGGATCTAGACGTGACCGATCATAACGCGTCGTCGCGTGTACCTCTCTCTCCTGGCAACGAAAGGAATTCGTCGTCCTCGCCCTCTCCGCCCCCCGCATCCTTGTCGAGGACGAATGTGTCTCGATCGAGGAGCTTACAGCCGGAGGAAGTCGCCAGCACGTCTGCCTGGG GTGTAGCAGGAAGCTCGAAATCGAGAATGGACGGAGAAGACGACGACGTAGAGAGCTGCTGCTCCACCTGCAGCTCGTCCACCAGTTCCGACGAGGCGGCTGCGTATGCTCTTCCTCCTAGAAGGGCCTACGGTGGGGTTCGGATATCCTACGTACCCAATGACGCCGTAGCCTGCGCGAGAAAACGTACACCCACGTCGACGACCCCCAATCAGGGGCAAAGGGACTCGGAAAAATGTGTCGTGTCTTGA
- the LOC117603625 gene encoding uncharacterized protein LOC117603625 isoform X2, whose product MLSPGQEGQPNSYSHGNVVLQGAPCGQCRDLCPAGYVPHFWRKVCRSCRCPREEHQRTSTEAGGPSGLGLGPGPPMAMAMAFPSGAAGSSHQEPFKSPMQAAPPGLALQEALMHHQRHSQSDDDSGCALEEYTWVPPGLRPDQVHLYFSALPEDKIPYAGSAGERERVKQLLQQLPPHDNEARYCSGLTEEEKRELRVFAAQRKREALGRGHASQLDRPHGAGCRECSRPIAAGEMAVAASRAGPSALWHPACFVCCVCRQLLVDLIYFWRDGRLYCGRHHAETLKPRCCACDEIILADECTEAEGRAWHMRHFACLECDRQLGGQRYVMREGRPYCLRCFDASFAEYCDSCGEPIGVDQGQMSHEGQHWHATETCFCCATCRTSLLGRPFLPRRGAIYCSIACSKGEPPTTPSDSSAGPPPPPPSFLRTGRRQPPTSEGSSSPPPPPPPPPPPGSRHTLSSPRNSPRMTRKHHQTSTSLATTPTQSTLSPEFTAEGFPSSGSRPSGLDRVLLERNLERLLQERTSHPEENRSELGRLMQARDREPLRCVQNCAPSHASSMPELPPPPRPSSGASASASTSTSTGAVGVMSGGALAQESATLPTNLIIGQMDPPTPTSRRVRFQGDLDVTDHNASSRVPLSPGNERNSSSSPSPPPASLSRTNVSRSRSLQPEEVASTSAWGVAGSSKSRMDGEDDDVESCCSTCSSSTSSDEAAAYALPPRRAYGGVRISYVPNDAVACARKRTPTSTTPNQGQRDSEKCVVS is encoded by the exons GAAAGTGTGCAGAAGCTGCAGGTGTCCCAGGGAGGAGCATCAGCGGACTTCGACGGAGGCGGGCGGTCCCTCGGGACTCGGCCTCGGTCCTGGTCCGCCGATGGCCATGGCTATGGCTTTTCCAAGCGGGGCCGCCGGTTCTTCTCACCAAGAACCCTTCAAAAGTCCCATGCAAGCGGCTCCACCAGGGCTCGCACTTCAGGAGGCCCTGATGCATCATCAGAGGCACTCGCAGAGCGACGATGACAGCGGATGTGCGCTCGAGGAGTACACGTGGGTGCCACCCGGTCTCAGGCCGGACCAG GTACACCTGTACTTCAGCGCGCTACCGGAAGACAAGATCCCGTACGCGGGCAGCGCTGGCGAACGGGAGCGGGTAAAGCAGCTGCTGCAGCAACTACCGCCGCACGACAACGAGGCGAGGTACTGCAGCGGACTTACTGAGGAGGAGAAGCGAGAACTTAGGGTGTTCGCGGCGCAGCGGAAACGCGAAGCGTTGGGTCGGGGACACGCGAGCCAACTAGACAGGCCTCACGGAGCTGGATGTCGCGAATGCAGCAGGCCGATTGCCGCAGGTGAAATGGCAGTGGCCGCCAGTCGGGCTGGTCCATCCGCCCTCTGGCATCCGGCCTGCTTCGTCTGCTGCGTCTGCAGGCAGCTACTCGTCGACCTGATATACTTCTGGAGGGACGGTAGGCTCTATTGCGGCAGACATCACGCGGAAACTCTGAAGCCTCGATGCTGCGCGTGCGACGAGATCATACTGGCTGACGAGTGCACGGAGGCCGAAGGCAGGGCATGGCACATGAGGCACTTTGCTTGTCTCGAGTGCGATCGACAG CTCGGAGGTCAAAGGTATGTGATGAGGGAAGGCAGACCTTACTGTCTTCGGTGTTTCGATGCCTCCTTTGCCGAGTACTGCGACAGCTGTGGGGAACCGATCGGTGTCGATCAAGGGCAAATGTCGCACGAGGGTCAGCACTGGCACGCGACCGAGACTTGCTTTTGCTGCGCCACTTGCCGCACCTCCCTTCTTGGACGACCGTTCCTGCCACGAAGAGGTGCCATTTACTGCAGCATAGCCTGTAGCAAGGGAGAACCGCCGACAACGCCGAGCGATTCTTCCGCTGgaccgccaccaccaccgcctTCCTTTCTACG GACCGGTCGAAGACAACCTCCAACCAGCGAAGGTTCCTCGAGTCCACCGCCTCCTCCGCCACCTCCACCACCGCCAGGATCAAGGCATACCCTAAGTTCACCACGCAACTCGCCTCGAATGACAAGAAAACATCATCAAACGTCGACATCCCTAGCGACGACACCCACTCAGAGCACACTGAGTCCTGAATTTACCGCCGAAGGGTTCCCTTCGAGCGGCTCTAGACCCAGTGGTCTCGACCGGGTGCTTCTTGAGAGAAATCTCGAGAGACTACTCCAAGAACGTACTTCTCACCCCGAGGAAAATCGCAGCGAACTGGGAAg GCTGATGCAAGCCAGGGATCGAGAGCCGTTAAGGTGCGTTCAGAACTGCGCTCCATCTCATGCGTCGAGTATGCCGGAACTGCCTCCACCTCCTCGGCCGTCCTCCGGGGCGTCAGCCTCGGCGTCGACGTCCACATCGACCGGCGCTGTTGGCGTTATGTCCGGCGGAGCCTTGGCTCAAGAATCGGCCACATTGCCGACGAACCTTATCATCGGCCAAATGGATCCCCCAACGCCGACGTCGCGGCGCGTACGGTTTCAAGGGGATCTAGACGTGACCGATCATAACGCGTCGTCGCGTGTACCTCTCTCTCCTGGCAACGAAAGGAATTCGTCGTCCTCGCCCTCTCCGCCCCCCGCATCCTTGTCGAGGACGAATGTGTCTCGATCGAGGAGCTTACAGCCGGAGGAAGTCGCCAGCACGTCTGCCTGGG GTGTAGCAGGAAGCTCGAAATCGAGAATGGACGGAGAAGACGACGACGTAGAGAGCTGCTGCTCCACCTGCAGCTCGTCCACCAGTTCCGACGAGGCGGCTGCGTATGCTCTTCCTCCTAGAAGGGCCTACGGTGGGGTTCGGATATCCTACGTACCCAATGACGCCGTAGCCTGCGCGAGAAAACGTACACCCACGTCGACGACCCCCAATCAGGGGCAAAGGGACTCGGAAAAATGTGTCGTGTCTTGA
- the LOC117603625 gene encoding uncharacterized protein LOC117603625 isoform X1, with the protein MSSLARRRKTSVLGSKRWWQGGCWATRSHQEAYLRRLYARKNEQTGKGEDEAAGRRDLGASWASGTVYELPPTEEHYLDAFLRNREDGNEEDDVVGVVVGCPALATSRSSPTEKCVEFLNGAHDAAISFENDRRLEEPECSRAADCSSLHSGYDVAATSLEKVCRSCRCPREEHQRTSTEAGGPSGLGLGPGPPMAMAMAFPSGAAGSSHQEPFKSPMQAAPPGLALQEALMHHQRHSQSDDDSGCALEEYTWVPPGLRPDQVHLYFSALPEDKIPYAGSAGERERVKQLLQQLPPHDNEARYCSGLTEEEKRELRVFAAQRKREALGRGHASQLDRPHGAGCRECSRPIAAGEMAVAASRAGPSALWHPACFVCCVCRQLLVDLIYFWRDGRLYCGRHHAETLKPRCCACDEIILADECTEAEGRAWHMRHFACLECDRQLGGQRYVMREGRPYCLRCFDASFAEYCDSCGEPIGVDQGQMSHEGQHWHATETCFCCATCRTSLLGRPFLPRRGAIYCSIACSKGEPPTTPSDSSAGPPPPPPSFLRTGRRQPPTSEGSSSPPPPPPPPPPPGSRHTLSSPRNSPRMTRKHHQTSTSLATTPTQSTLSPEFTAEGFPSSGSRPSGLDRVLLERNLERLLQERTSHPEENRSELGRLMQARDREPLRCVQNCAPSHASSMPELPPPPRPSSGASASASTSTSTGAVGVMSGGALAQESATLPTNLIIGQMDPPTPTSRRVRFQGDLDVTDHNASSRVPLSPGNERNSSSSPSPPPASLSRTNVSRSRSLQPEEVASTSAWGVAGSSKSRMDGEDDDVESCCSTCSSSTSSDEAAAYALPPRRAYGGVRISYVPNDAVACARKRTPTSTTPNQGQRDSEKCVVS; encoded by the exons ATGTCGAGTCTAGCCAGAAGAAGGAAGACCTCGGTGCTAGGGTCGAAGAGATGGTGGCAAGGTGGCTGCTGGGCTACCAGGAGCCACCAGGAAGCCTATCTACGAAGATTGTACGCTAGGAAGAACGAGCAGACCGGGAAAGGTGAGGACGAAGCGGCGGGCCGAAGGGATCTGGGGGCTAGCTGGGCATCTGGTACTGTCTACGAACTACCTCCCACCGAGGAACACTATCTGGACGCCTTCCTGAGAAACCGCGAAGATGGCAACGAGGAGGACGATGTGGTTGGCGTTGTCGTTGGGTGTCCAGCGTTAGCCACATCCAGGTCTAGTCCAACGGAGAAGTGCGTGGAATTCCTGAACGGTGCCCACGATGCTGCGATCAGCTTCGAAAACGATCGCCGACTCGAGGAACCGGAATGCAGCCGTGCGGCCGATTGCAGCTCCCTGCATTCGGGTTACGATGTCGCCGCCACTTCTCTGGA GAAAGTGTGCAGAAGCTGCAGGTGTCCCAGGGAGGAGCATCAGCGGACTTCGACGGAGGCGGGCGGTCCCTCGGGACTCGGCCTCGGTCCTGGTCCGCCGATGGCCATGGCTATGGCTTTTCCAAGCGGGGCCGCCGGTTCTTCTCACCAAGAACCCTTCAAAAGTCCCATGCAAGCGGCTCCACCAGGGCTCGCACTTCAGGAGGCCCTGATGCATCATCAGAGGCACTCGCAGAGCGACGATGACAGCGGATGTGCGCTCGAGGAGTACACGTGGGTGCCACCCGGTCTCAGGCCGGACCAG GTACACCTGTACTTCAGCGCGCTACCGGAAGACAAGATCCCGTACGCGGGCAGCGCTGGCGAACGGGAGCGGGTAAAGCAGCTGCTGCAGCAACTACCGCCGCACGACAACGAGGCGAGGTACTGCAGCGGACTTACTGAGGAGGAGAAGCGAGAACTTAGGGTGTTCGCGGCGCAGCGGAAACGCGAAGCGTTGGGTCGGGGACACGCGAGCCAACTAGACAGGCCTCACGGAGCTGGATGTCGCGAATGCAGCAGGCCGATTGCCGCAGGTGAAATGGCAGTGGCCGCCAGTCGGGCTGGTCCATCCGCCCTCTGGCATCCGGCCTGCTTCGTCTGCTGCGTCTGCAGGCAGCTACTCGTCGACCTGATATACTTCTGGAGGGACGGTAGGCTCTATTGCGGCAGACATCACGCGGAAACTCTGAAGCCTCGATGCTGCGCGTGCGACGAGATCATACTGGCTGACGAGTGCACGGAGGCCGAAGGCAGGGCATGGCACATGAGGCACTTTGCTTGTCTCGAGTGCGATCGACAG CTCGGAGGTCAAAGGTATGTGATGAGGGAAGGCAGACCTTACTGTCTTCGGTGTTTCGATGCCTCCTTTGCCGAGTACTGCGACAGCTGTGGGGAACCGATCGGTGTCGATCAAGGGCAAATGTCGCACGAGGGTCAGCACTGGCACGCGACCGAGACTTGCTTTTGCTGCGCCACTTGCCGCACCTCCCTTCTTGGACGACCGTTCCTGCCACGAAGAGGTGCCATTTACTGCAGCATAGCCTGTAGCAAGGGAGAACCGCCGACAACGCCGAGCGATTCTTCCGCTGgaccgccaccaccaccgcctTCCTTTCTACG GACCGGTCGAAGACAACCTCCAACCAGCGAAGGTTCCTCGAGTCCACCGCCTCCTCCGCCACCTCCACCACCGCCAGGATCAAGGCATACCCTAAGTTCACCACGCAACTCGCCTCGAATGACAAGAAAACATCATCAAACGTCGACATCCCTAGCGACGACACCCACTCAGAGCACACTGAGTCCTGAATTTACCGCCGAAGGGTTCCCTTCGAGCGGCTCTAGACCCAGTGGTCTCGACCGGGTGCTTCTTGAGAGAAATCTCGAGAGACTACTCCAAGAACGTACTTCTCACCCCGAGGAAAATCGCAGCGAACTGGGAAg GCTGATGCAAGCCAGGGATCGAGAGCCGTTAAGGTGCGTTCAGAACTGCGCTCCATCTCATGCGTCGAGTATGCCGGAACTGCCTCCACCTCCTCGGCCGTCCTCCGGGGCGTCAGCCTCGGCGTCGACGTCCACATCGACCGGCGCTGTTGGCGTTATGTCCGGCGGAGCCTTGGCTCAAGAATCGGCCACATTGCCGACGAACCTTATCATCGGCCAAATGGATCCCCCAACGCCGACGTCGCGGCGCGTACGGTTTCAAGGGGATCTAGACGTGACCGATCATAACGCGTCGTCGCGTGTACCTCTCTCTCCTGGCAACGAAAGGAATTCGTCGTCCTCGCCCTCTCCGCCCCCCGCATCCTTGTCGAGGACGAATGTGTCTCGATCGAGGAGCTTACAGCCGGAGGAAGTCGCCAGCACGTCTGCCTGGG GTGTAGCAGGAAGCTCGAAATCGAGAATGGACGGAGAAGACGACGACGTAGAGAGCTGCTGCTCCACCTGCAGCTCGTCCACCAGTTCCGACGAGGCGGCTGCGTATGCTCTTCCTCCTAGAAGGGCCTACGGTGGGGTTCGGATATCCTACGTACCCAATGACGCCGTAGCCTGCGCGAGAAAACGTACACCCACGTCGACGACCCCCAATCAGGGGCAAAGGGACTCGGAAAAATGTGTCGTGTCTTGA
- the LOC117603625 gene encoding uncharacterized protein LOC117603625 isoform X4, with protein sequence MSSLARRRKTSVLGSKRWWQGGCWATRSHQEAYLRRLYARKNEQTGKGEDEAAGRRDLGASWASGTVYELPPTEEHYLDAFLRNREDGNEEDDVVGVVVGCPALATSRSSPTEKCVEFLNGAHDAAISFENDRRLEEPECSRAADCSSLHSGYDVAATSLEKVCRSCRCPREEHQRTSTEAGGPSGLGLGPGPPMAMAMAFPSGAAGSSHQEPFKSPMQAAPPGLALQEALMHHQRHSQSDDDSGCALEEYTWVPPGLRPDQLGGQRYVMREGRPYCLRCFDASFAEYCDSCGEPIGVDQGQMSHEGQHWHATETCFCCATCRTSLLGRPFLPRRGAIYCSIACSKGEPPTTPSDSSAGPPPPPPSFLRTGRRQPPTSEGSSSPPPPPPPPPPPGSRHTLSSPRNSPRMTRKHHQTSTSLATTPTQSTLSPEFTAEGFPSSGSRPSGLDRVLLERNLERLLQERTSHPEENRSELGRLMQARDREPLRCVQNCAPSHASSMPELPPPPRPSSGASASASTSTSTGAVGVMSGGALAQESATLPTNLIIGQMDPPTPTSRRVRFQGDLDVTDHNASSRVPLSPGNERNSSSSPSPPPASLSRTNVSRSRSLQPEEVASTSAWGVAGSSKSRMDGEDDDVESCCSTCSSSTSSDEAAAYALPPRRAYGGVRISYVPNDAVACARKRTPTSTTPNQGQRDSEKCVVS encoded by the exons ATGTCGAGTCTAGCCAGAAGAAGGAAGACCTCGGTGCTAGGGTCGAAGAGATGGTGGCAAGGTGGCTGCTGGGCTACCAGGAGCCACCAGGAAGCCTATCTACGAAGATTGTACGCTAGGAAGAACGAGCAGACCGGGAAAGGTGAGGACGAAGCGGCGGGCCGAAGGGATCTGGGGGCTAGCTGGGCATCTGGTACTGTCTACGAACTACCTCCCACCGAGGAACACTATCTGGACGCCTTCCTGAGAAACCGCGAAGATGGCAACGAGGAGGACGATGTGGTTGGCGTTGTCGTTGGGTGTCCAGCGTTAGCCACATCCAGGTCTAGTCCAACGGAGAAGTGCGTGGAATTCCTGAACGGTGCCCACGATGCTGCGATCAGCTTCGAAAACGATCGCCGACTCGAGGAACCGGAATGCAGCCGTGCGGCCGATTGCAGCTCCCTGCATTCGGGTTACGATGTCGCCGCCACTTCTCTGGA GAAAGTGTGCAGAAGCTGCAGGTGTCCCAGGGAGGAGCATCAGCGGACTTCGACGGAGGCGGGCGGTCCCTCGGGACTCGGCCTCGGTCCTGGTCCGCCGATGGCCATGGCTATGGCTTTTCCAAGCGGGGCCGCCGGTTCTTCTCACCAAGAACCCTTCAAAAGTCCCATGCAAGCGGCTCCACCAGGGCTCGCACTTCAGGAGGCCCTGATGCATCATCAGAGGCACTCGCAGAGCGACGATGACAGCGGATGTGCGCTCGAGGAGTACACGTGGGTGCCACCCGGTCTCAGGCCGGACCAG CTCGGAGGTCAAAGGTATGTGATGAGGGAAGGCAGACCTTACTGTCTTCGGTGTTTCGATGCCTCCTTTGCCGAGTACTGCGACAGCTGTGGGGAACCGATCGGTGTCGATCAAGGGCAAATGTCGCACGAGGGTCAGCACTGGCACGCGACCGAGACTTGCTTTTGCTGCGCCACTTGCCGCACCTCCCTTCTTGGACGACCGTTCCTGCCACGAAGAGGTGCCATTTACTGCAGCATAGCCTGTAGCAAGGGAGAACCGCCGACAACGCCGAGCGATTCTTCCGCTGgaccgccaccaccaccgcctTCCTTTCTACG GACCGGTCGAAGACAACCTCCAACCAGCGAAGGTTCCTCGAGTCCACCGCCTCCTCCGCCACCTCCACCACCGCCAGGATCAAGGCATACCCTAAGTTCACCACGCAACTCGCCTCGAATGACAAGAAAACATCATCAAACGTCGACATCCCTAGCGACGACACCCACTCAGAGCACACTGAGTCCTGAATTTACCGCCGAAGGGTTCCCTTCGAGCGGCTCTAGACCCAGTGGTCTCGACCGGGTGCTTCTTGAGAGAAATCTCGAGAGACTACTCCAAGAACGTACTTCTCACCCCGAGGAAAATCGCAGCGAACTGGGAAg GCTGATGCAAGCCAGGGATCGAGAGCCGTTAAGGTGCGTTCAGAACTGCGCTCCATCTCATGCGTCGAGTATGCCGGAACTGCCTCCACCTCCTCGGCCGTCCTCCGGGGCGTCAGCCTCGGCGTCGACGTCCACATCGACCGGCGCTGTTGGCGTTATGTCCGGCGGAGCCTTGGCTCAAGAATCGGCCACATTGCCGACGAACCTTATCATCGGCCAAATGGATCCCCCAACGCCGACGTCGCGGCGCGTACGGTTTCAAGGGGATCTAGACGTGACCGATCATAACGCGTCGTCGCGTGTACCTCTCTCTCCTGGCAACGAAAGGAATTCGTCGTCCTCGCCCTCTCCGCCCCCCGCATCCTTGTCGAGGACGAATGTGTCTCGATCGAGGAGCTTACAGCCGGAGGAAGTCGCCAGCACGTCTGCCTGGG GTGTAGCAGGAAGCTCGAAATCGAGAATGGACGGAGAAGACGACGACGTAGAGAGCTGCTGCTCCACCTGCAGCTCGTCCACCAGTTCCGACGAGGCGGCTGCGTATGCTCTTCCTCCTAGAAGGGCCTACGGTGGGGTTCGGATATCCTACGTACCCAATGACGCCGTAGCCTGCGCGAGAAAACGTACACCCACGTCGACGACCCCCAATCAGGGGCAAAGGGACTCGGAAAAATGTGTCGTGTCTTGA